Proteins encoded together in one Thermococcus gammatolerans EJ3 window:
- a CDS encoding phytoene desaturase family protein: MRAVVIGSGIGGLLTASFLAKNGYEVMVLEKSPRIGGRFANLPYRGFGLSTGAFHMLPHGEDGPLAYLLKLLGAKVRVVDSNPKGMIFYEGKTFHYREGWKYLSFTEKAKATKLLLDVKRNKLPEGEEAEMSGREWIREKIGDNEFVDLFIKSFLGWADSVLDVPAGELAREIKAALKWGGPGLIKGGCSAVTDELARITEENGGRVLTRKRVVEVDVEGKKVIAAEGEEFPYDVLISNAGIKETVELIGRDNFDRDYLRRVDSLKPSEGIKYNVALKGKPRVGNTVVFTLDTERINGYNEPSSLSPELAKDGYTLVMLHHALQGRNIKAERRKGIEDVYKIFPNLDSEGEILLIQTYLDGNPVNRVASGQVVEDFPIKDVYVVGDAYKLPGGIEVEGIALGVMRTLEMLGLGSFSKWYL, encoded by the coding sequence ATGAGGGCTGTGGTCATAGGCTCTGGAATCGGAGGCCTTCTGACGGCTTCATTTCTCGCTAAAAACGGCTATGAGGTTATGGTTCTCGAAAAGTCCCCGAGAATCGGTGGCAGGTTCGCGAACCTTCCATACAGGGGCTTCGGCCTCTCCACTGGTGCCTTCCACATGCTCCCGCACGGCGAGGACGGGCCTCTGGCCTATCTCCTGAAACTGCTCGGTGCGAAAGTCCGAGTAGTCGACTCCAACCCGAAGGGCATGATTTTCTATGAGGGCAAAACGTTCCACTACCGCGAGGGCTGGAAGTACTTAAGCTTCACCGAGAAGGCCAAAGCGACGAAGTTGCTCCTCGACGTGAAGAGGAACAAACTCCCAGAGGGAGAAGAGGCCGAGATGAGCGGGCGCGAGTGGATTCGGGAAAAGATAGGTGATAACGAGTTCGTTGACCTCTTCATCAAGAGCTTCCTCGGCTGGGCCGACAGCGTCTTAGACGTCCCGGCCGGAGAGCTGGCGAGGGAAATTAAAGCGGCACTTAAATGGGGCGGGCCTGGGCTGATTAAGGGCGGGTGTAGCGCCGTAACCGATGAACTCGCGAGAATAACCGAGGAGAACGGGGGCAGAGTGCTCACGAGAAAGCGGGTCGTTGAAGTCGATGTTGAGGGGAAGAAGGTCATCGCCGCCGAAGGCGAGGAGTTCCCCTACGACGTCCTCATCTCGAACGCAGGAATCAAAGAAACTGTCGAGCTGATAGGCCGGGACAACTTCGACCGCGATTACCTGAGGCGCGTCGATTCGCTGAAGCCGAGCGAGGGCATAAAGTACAACGTTGCCTTGAAGGGAAAGCCAAGGGTTGGCAACACCGTCGTCTTCACCCTCGACACTGAGAGGATAAACGGCTACAACGAGCCGTCATCGCTCAGTCCCGAGCTAGCCAAAGATGGCTACACCCTGGTAATGCTCCACCACGCTTTGCAGGGCAGGAACATCAAGGCCGAACGGAGGAAGGGCATCGAGGATGTTTACAAAATCTTCCCGAACCTCGATAGTGAGGGCGAAATCCTGCTGATACAGACCTACCTCGACGGAAACCCTGTGAACCGGGTCGCCAGCGGTCAGGTCGTCGAGGACTTTCCAATAAAAGACGTCTACGTCGTCGGCGACGCCTACAAGCTCCCCGGAGGAATAGAGGTCGAGGGGATAGCGCTGGGAGTTATGAGAACCCTTGAGATGCTCGGCCTGGGAAGCTTCTCCAAGTGGTACCTTTAG
- a CDS encoding alpha/beta hydrolase family protein gives MSGIEWNEKTFSRFAYVNDPRIKGSRIAYTLTKVNMKDNKYESTVVVEDIGKGSRRFIENASMPRLSPDGRKIAFTRPNEEKKETEVWVAELETLSAKKVLSAKNIRSLQWNDDSRRLLVVGFKRHDDEDFVFDDDVPFWFDGMGFLDGEKTTFWVLDTESEEIIEEFEKPRFSSGLWHGDSIVINVPHRENGKPALFKFYDIILWKDGNEEKLFERVSFEAVDSDGKAILLRGRREKKFISEHDWLYLWDGELKPVYEGPLDVWGAKLTGGKVYFLTPDSGRVNLWLWDGKAERVVAGDHWIYGLDASNGKALLLIMTATRIGELYLYDGELKQVTDYNGPIFAKLKTFEPRHFRFRSKDMEIDGWYLKPELKEDEKAPVIVFVHGGPKGMYGHRFVYEMQLMANKGYYVVYVNPRGSDGYDEDFALRVLERTGLEDFEDIMAGIEEFFKLEPQADRERVGITGISYGGFMTNWALTQSDLFKAGISENGISYWLTSYAFSDIGLWFDVEVIGPNPLENENFRKLSPLFYAKNVKAPILLIHSLEDYRCPLDQSLMFYNVLKDLGKEAYIAVFKKGPHGHSIRGSPKHRAKRYRLFIEFFERKLRKYEEGFDVEKVLKGGEE, from the coding sequence ATGAGCGGTATCGAATGGAACGAGAAGACCTTTTCTCGGTTCGCCTACGTGAACGACCCGAGGATTAAAGGCTCGAGAATAGCCTACACCCTGACCAAGGTCAACATGAAGGACAATAAGTATGAGAGCACGGTGGTCGTTGAGGACATTGGAAAGGGCTCAAGGCGTTTCATAGAGAACGCCTCAATGCCGAGGCTCTCGCCCGATGGCAGAAAGATTGCCTTCACGAGGCCCAACGAGGAGAAGAAGGAAACTGAGGTCTGGGTTGCCGAGCTCGAAACGCTCTCGGCAAAGAAGGTTCTCTCCGCCAAAAACATCCGCTCCCTCCAGTGGAACGACGACTCGAGGAGGCTTTTGGTGGTCGGCTTCAAGAGACACGACGATGAGGACTTCGTCTTCGACGATGACGTTCCCTTCTGGTTCGACGGCATGGGCTTCCTCGACGGCGAGAAGACGACCTTCTGGGTCCTCGACACGGAGAGCGAAGAGATCATAGAGGAGTTCGAGAAGCCCCGTTTCAGCTCGGGCCTCTGGCACGGCGATTCGATTGTAATCAACGTCCCGCACAGGGAAAACGGAAAGCCGGCCCTCTTCAAGTTCTACGACATAATCCTCTGGAAGGACGGAAACGAGGAGAAGCTCTTCGAGCGCGTTTCCTTTGAGGCGGTTGATTCAGATGGAAAAGCCATTCTCCTCAGGGGCAGGAGGGAGAAGAAGTTCATCAGCGAGCACGACTGGCTCTATCTGTGGGACGGCGAGCTCAAGCCCGTCTACGAGGGCCCGCTCGACGTCTGGGGCGCGAAGCTCACCGGGGGCAAGGTCTACTTCCTCACTCCAGATTCGGGCAGGGTGAACCTCTGGCTCTGGGATGGTAAAGCCGAGCGCGTAGTAGCTGGCGACCACTGGATTTACGGCCTGGATGCCAGCAACGGAAAGGCCCTACTCCTCATAATGACCGCCACGAGGATAGGCGAGCTCTACCTGTACGACGGCGAGCTCAAGCAGGTCACCGACTACAACGGCCCGATATTCGCCAAACTGAAAACCTTCGAGCCGAGACACTTCCGCTTTAGAAGCAAAGACATGGAGATAGACGGCTGGTACCTCAAACCGGAGCTCAAGGAGGATGAGAAGGCCCCTGTGATAGTCTTCGTCCACGGCGGGCCGAAGGGAATGTACGGGCACCGCTTCGTCTACGAGATGCAGCTGATGGCGAACAAAGGTTATTACGTGGTCTACGTCAATCCGCGCGGCAGCGACGGTTACGACGAGGACTTCGCCCTTCGCGTCCTTGAGAGGACTGGCTTAGAAGACTTCGAGGACATAATGGCCGGAATAGAGGAGTTCTTCAAGCTCGAACCGCAAGCCGACAGGGAGCGCGTTGGAATAACCGGCATAAGCTACGGCGGCTTCATGACCAACTGGGCGTTAACGCAGAGCGACCTCTTCAAGGCTGGAATCAGCGAGAACGGCATAAGCTACTGGCTGACGAGCTATGCCTTCTCGGACATTGGCCTCTGGTTCGACGTCGAGGTCATCGGGCCAAACCCGCTGGAGAACGAGAACTTCAGGAAGCTAAGCCCCCTGTTCTACGCAAAGAACGTGAAGGCCCCGATTCTGCTGATACACTCGCTGGAGGACTACCGCTGTCCGCTCGACCAGAGTCTGATGTTCTACAACGTTCTGAAGGACCTCGGCAAGGAGGCCTACATAGCCGTCTTCAAGAAAGGCCCACACGGCCACAGCATCAGGGGAAGCCCGAAGCACAGGGCGAAGCGCTACAGGCTCTTCATCGAGTTCTTCGAGAGGAAGCTCAGGAAGTACGAGGAGGGCTTCGACGTGGAGAAGGTTCTCAAGGGCGGGGAGGAATGA
- a CDS encoding membrane protein codes for MKETTAVAVIFSTGLVLSLALRTYWGVVFAAMGIPVYLAYIAREQNILAKSRLYDRDLFVMIGIAIAVILGFDYFWDPRAGLITLAIIVPVIAALHDRIKRSKGGQNVQHG; via the coding sequence ATGAAGGAAACAACGGCCGTTGCGGTGATATTCAGCACGGGACTTGTGCTCTCGCTCGCGCTGAGGACGTACTGGGGAGTGGTCTTCGCGGCGATGGGGATCCCGGTTTACCTTGCGTACATAGCCCGCGAGCAGAACATCCTCGCGAAGTCAAGGCTCTACGACAGGGACCTCTTCGTGATGATCGGGATAGCCATAGCGGTCATATTAGGCTTTGACTACTTCTGGGACCCCAGGGCGGGCCTCATAACTCTCGCCATAATCGTGCCTGTGATAGCGGCCCTTCACGATAGGATTAAACGCTCAAAGGGTGGCCAGAACGTCCAGCACGGCTGA
- the fbp gene encoding fructose-1,6-bisphosphate aldolase/phosphatase, whose amino-acid sequence MAVGEKITISVIKADIGGWPGHSRVHPQLIETAEEILAKAKEEGTIIDFYVAYAGDDLQLIMTHKKGVDSPDVHGLAWKAFEEATKVAKELGLYGAGQDLLKDAFSGNVRGMGPGVAEMEITLRKSEPVVTFHMDKTEPGAFNLPIFRMFADPFNTAGLVIDPKMHMGFRFEVWDILKHKRVILNTPEEVYDLLALIGAKSRYVIKRVYPKEGHPIPKDEPVAVVSTEKLYEIAGEYVGKDDPVAIVRAQSGLPALGEVLEPFAFPHLVSGWMRGSHNGPIMPVPMHQANPTRFDGPPRVVALGWQISPEGKLVGPVDLFDDPAFDYARQKALEITDYMRRHGPFEPHRLPLEDMEYTTLPGVLKRLEERFEDIE is encoded by the coding sequence ATGGCCGTTGGAGAGAAAATAACGATTAGCGTGATTAAGGCTGACATCGGTGGCTGGCCGGGGCACTCCAGGGTGCACCCCCAGCTCATAGAGACCGCCGAGGAGATTCTCGCCAAGGCCAAGGAAGAAGGGACGATAATCGACTTCTACGTGGCTTACGCGGGTGACGACCTCCAGCTGATCATGACCCACAAGAAAGGCGTTGACAGCCCCGATGTTCACGGACTGGCCTGGAAGGCCTTCGAGGAAGCAACCAAGGTCGCCAAGGAGCTTGGCCTCTACGGCGCCGGACAGGACCTCCTCAAGGATGCATTCAGCGGAAACGTCCGCGGAATGGGCCCGGGCGTTGCGGAGATGGAGATTACCCTGAGGAAGAGCGAGCCGGTTGTGACCTTCCACATGGACAAGACTGAGCCTGGAGCCTTCAACCTGCCGATATTCAGGATGTTCGCCGACCCGTTCAACACCGCTGGCCTGGTCATCGACCCCAAGATGCACATGGGCTTCCGCTTCGAGGTCTGGGACATCCTCAAGCACAAGCGCGTCATCCTCAACACCCCCGAGGAGGTCTACGACCTTCTTGCACTCATAGGGGCAAAGAGCCGCTACGTCATCAAGCGCGTTTACCCGAAGGAGGGCCACCCAATTCCGAAGGACGAGCCGGTAGCTGTGGTCAGCACTGAGAAGCTCTACGAGATTGCTGGAGAATACGTGGGCAAGGACGACCCGGTCGCTATAGTCAGGGCCCAGAGCGGCCTTCCGGCCCTTGGAGAAGTCCTTGAGCCCTTCGCCTTCCCGCACCTCGTCAGCGGCTGGATGAGGGGTTCGCACAACGGACCGATAATGCCAGTTCCGATGCACCAGGCCAATCCGACCAGGTTCGACGGTCCGCCGAGGGTTGTCGCTCTAGGCTGGCAGATAAGCCCAGAAGGAAAGCTCGTCGGTCCCGTTGATCTCTTCGACGACCCGGCCTTCGACTACGCCAGGCAGAAGGCCCTTGAGATAACGGATTATATGCGCAGGCACGGTCCGTTCGAGCCACACCGCCTGCCACTCGAGGATATGGAATACACCACCCTGCCCGGCGTGTTGAAGAGGCTTGAGGAGCGCTTTGAGGACATTGAGTGA
- the gor gene encoding glyceraldehyde-3-phosphate:ferredoxin oxidoreductase: MRFTVLKLKLDENRVESEEFEKDDVYGVIDYGLELHESLETHSIDPYDPRNIIVMGMGPFAGSVLPGAHRLMFFFRSPLYGTLFPSAMGGAAYAFKNVGVDFVTFEGKAEKPVVVLLYNDGESVRVELHEVELEKVIEVWRGYKGEEGVYALTQYLIDAFGSRFDFEYRIAVVGPAALNTNYGGIFSQALRKGKRLVGSEDWAARGGSGSVLLRAHNVIGIIFGGKPRKRKFPGEDISNFKTAKEIVEGVHKKPYNEIIAEKTVKYRYNPKLKTGGTFGGNYPAEGDFVPILNWQMPYIPKEDRIKIHENIMKHYWEPFNEEAIKPKNWTTCGEPCPVVCKKYANGHHIEYEPREANGPLSGVITLRASDISVPAVDAMGFDAIEFGGTAAWVLELIHRDLLKPEEVGLSGKPEFTKDALIERPVETSEVNAKLVAELAHRVAFGENEIAKILGLGKRKASVIFDERFKDRLKYGESFKDYAVFTPLGEDGEITPTMYWAIGNYIPLPIQGRYWTFYQFGVFLEPEELAQKIIASALWEFWYDNVGWCRFHRGWMKPVLKALFMDAYGINIDMEEHAKKQIKRLIEYARKAGYVPVFWDSMRVIDLVAAGSEEFGNEKWAEKFRLDKVGTAKEYLSKVLDAYSEILGVEWRL, translated from the coding sequence ATGAGGTTCACGGTTCTCAAACTCAAGCTGGACGAAAACAGAGTTGAGAGCGAGGAGTTTGAGAAGGACGACGTCTACGGCGTCATAGATTACGGTCTTGAGCTTCACGAAAGCCTTGAGACCCATTCCATCGACCCCTACGATCCTCGGAACATCATTGTTATGGGCATGGGGCCCTTTGCGGGCTCGGTTCTTCCCGGAGCGCATAGATTGATGTTCTTCTTCCGCTCACCGCTCTACGGCACACTCTTTCCCTCGGCAATGGGTGGTGCCGCCTACGCCTTCAAGAACGTCGGCGTTGATTTCGTGACCTTTGAGGGCAAGGCCGAGAAGCCCGTCGTGGTTCTCCTCTACAACGATGGTGAGAGCGTAAGGGTCGAGCTCCACGAGGTTGAGCTTGAAAAGGTCATAGAGGTCTGGAGGGGCTACAAGGGCGAGGAAGGTGTCTATGCACTCACTCAGTACCTCATAGACGCCTTCGGAAGCCGCTTTGACTTCGAGTACAGGATAGCAGTCGTTGGTCCTGCCGCGCTGAACACTAACTACGGAGGCATATTCTCTCAGGCGTTGAGGAAGGGCAAGCGTCTCGTGGGTAGTGAGGACTGGGCGGCTCGTGGAGGTTCAGGAAGCGTTCTGCTCAGGGCTCATAACGTCATCGGAATTATCTTCGGCGGCAAGCCGAGGAAGAGGAAGTTCCCGGGCGAGGACATCTCGAACTTCAAAACCGCCAAGGAGATAGTCGAGGGTGTCCACAAGAAGCCCTACAACGAGATTATTGCCGAGAAAACGGTCAAGTACAGGTACAACCCCAAGCTAAAAACGGGGGGAACTTTTGGAGGCAACTATCCGGCCGAGGGCGACTTCGTCCCGATTCTCAACTGGCAGATGCCCTACATCCCGAAAGAGGACCGCATAAAAATCCATGAGAACATAATGAAGCACTACTGGGAGCCCTTCAACGAGGAGGCAATAAAGCCCAAGAACTGGACGACCTGTGGTGAGCCCTGTCCTGTGGTCTGTAAGAAGTATGCCAATGGCCACCACATTGAGTACGAACCGAGGGAAGCCAACGGCCCGCTCAGCGGCGTCATAACCCTCCGGGCCAGTGACATAAGTGTTCCTGCAGTGGATGCTATGGGCTTCGACGCGATAGAGTTCGGTGGAACGGCAGCGTGGGTTCTTGAGCTGATCCACCGCGACCTGCTCAAACCTGAGGAGGTTGGCCTCAGTGGTAAGCCTGAGTTTACGAAGGACGCTTTAATCGAACGCCCCGTTGAGACGAGCGAGGTCAACGCCAAGCTCGTGGCAGAGCTGGCCCACCGCGTGGCCTTCGGCGAGAACGAGATTGCTAAAATACTCGGCCTCGGCAAGAGGAAGGCGAGCGTAATCTTCGACGAGCGCTTTAAGGACAGGCTCAAGTACGGCGAGAGCTTCAAGGACTACGCGGTCTTCACTCCGCTTGGCGAGGACGGCGAGATTACGCCGACGATGTACTGGGCGATAGGCAACTACATCCCGCTCCCGATTCAGGGTCGTTACTGGACCTTCTACCAGTTCGGCGTCTTCCTCGAGCCGGAGGAGCTCGCCCAAAAGATAATCGCTTCAGCTCTCTGGGAGTTCTGGTACGACAACGTCGGCTGGTGCCGCTTCCATAGGGGCTGGATGAAGCCAGTGCTCAAGGCCCTGTTCATGGACGCCTATGGGATAAACATCGACATGGAGGAGCACGCGAAAAAGCAGATCAAGAGGCTCATCGAGTACGCGAGGAAAGCCGGTTATGTCCCAGTCTTCTGGGACAGCATGCGCGTCATAGACCTCGTTGCAGCGGGCAGTGAGGAGTTCGGAAACGAAAAGTGGGCCGAGAAGTTCAGGCTCGACAAGGTCGGCACGGCCAAGGAGTATCTGAGCAAAGTCTTGGATGCCTACAGCGAGATTTTGGGGGTTGAGTGGAGGCTCTGA
- a CDS encoding TIGR00153 family protein → MQVWIKLFAKSPFKPLIKHAEVVIETVETLERALQAWRAGNYGEMERLAVEVDRLEDVADRIKEEIRDSLSSKLMMAVAREDVLIYLHMQDKVADAAEDTAKWLLVKRPGEIPEEIKDVILRMGRESIKAAKLVYEAIVQMDRVIESGFAEKEIEREYELIREIEGVEQNIDGLDTELMKLVFKNEDKLTWGDGTYILNIARTLSNISDKAKDAAERIRLMMNK, encoded by the coding sequence ATGCAGGTCTGGATCAAGCTCTTTGCGAAGAGCCCCTTCAAACCCCTGATAAAGCATGCGGAAGTTGTTATCGAGACCGTCGAGACCCTTGAGAGGGCCCTCCAGGCGTGGCGTGCCGGAAACTACGGTGAGATGGAGAGGCTCGCCGTTGAGGTTGACAGGCTCGAGGACGTCGCCGACAGGATAAAGGAGGAGATAAGGGACTCGCTCAGCTCGAAGCTCATGATGGCCGTTGCGAGGGAGGACGTTCTGATATACCTCCACATGCAGGACAAGGTGGCCGACGCCGCTGAGGACACTGCTAAATGGCTGCTCGTGAAGAGGCCGGGGGAGATACCGGAAGAAATCAAGGACGTGATACTCAGGATGGGGCGGGAGAGCATAAAGGCTGCCAAGCTCGTGTATGAGGCGATAGTCCAGATGGATCGCGTTATAGAGAGCGGCTTTGCCGAGAAGGAGATCGAGCGGGAGTACGAGCTCATAAGGGAGATCGAAGGGGTTGAACAGAACATCGATGGGCTCGACACGGAGCTTATGAAGCTCGTCTTCAAGAACGAAGATAAACTAACGTGGGGCGACGGAACCTACATCCTCAACATCGCGAGAACGCTCAGCAACATCTCGGACAAGGCCAAAGACGCCGCCGAGAGGATAAGGTTGATGATGAACAAGTGA
- a CDS encoding inorganic phosphate transporter, with protein sequence MDPWLLVTIVVGFAMAWAIGANDAANSMSTAVGAGAITPKQAVLIAGVLEFTGAYFFGKSVTETIRKGIIYPDKITEPSVLIYGSVAALLAATVWLIIATKFGLPVSTTHSIIGGIVGYGIVYAGLSIVNWGKMAQVVLSWILSPIVGAVMAYLVFKALTRSIFMSGDPVKNARLWSPLWVGLAFVVIGTMFYIKVLHGKDLKAGVLLCGIPAGFVVFLITYTLIRLRFPISDPYIGVESIFRRVQVVTSGYVALAHGANDVANAIGPVAAVYAVASMGLSGMKVPVPRWILAMGGLGIAVGVATYGYRVMETVGKKITELTNTRGFTIDFSAATVVLVASWLGMPISTTHTVVGAVIGIGLARGVKAINKDIVRDIIISWFVTVPVAAVISAVIFRVLMLVG encoded by the coding sequence ATGGATCCATGGCTGCTCGTCACGATCGTCGTCGGTTTCGCTATGGCCTGGGCGATAGGTGCCAACGATGCCGCGAACTCGATGAGCACTGCAGTTGGGGCCGGTGCGATAACGCCGAAGCAGGCCGTTTTAATCGCCGGCGTTCTCGAGTTCACGGGTGCATATTTCTTCGGGAAGAGCGTTACGGAGACGATAAGGAAGGGCATAATTTATCCTGACAAGATAACAGAACCGTCTGTTCTTATTTACGGTTCTGTGGCCGCCCTGCTTGCCGCGACGGTATGGCTCATCATTGCCACGAAGTTTGGCCTCCCCGTTTCCACCACCCATTCGATTATCGGCGGCATAGTTGGTTACGGAATCGTCTACGCAGGACTTTCTATAGTGAACTGGGGTAAGATGGCACAGGTTGTTCTCAGCTGGATCCTCTCCCCGATCGTCGGTGCGGTTATGGCGTACCTCGTGTTCAAGGCCCTCACAAGGAGCATTTTCATGAGCGGGGATCCCGTTAAGAACGCCCGCCTCTGGTCTCCCCTCTGGGTTGGCCTAGCTTTCGTCGTCATTGGAACGATGTTCTACATCAAGGTTCTCCACGGTAAAGACCTGAAGGCGGGCGTCCTCCTCTGCGGAATCCCGGCCGGTTTTGTAGTTTTTCTGATTACTTACACCCTGATACGGCTTAGGTTCCCAATAAGCGACCCCTACATCGGTGTTGAGAGCATATTCCGCCGCGTCCAGGTCGTTACCTCGGGCTACGTGGCTTTAGCGCACGGGGCAAACGACGTCGCCAACGCCATAGGGCCAGTTGCGGCCGTTTACGCGGTAGCTTCGATGGGGCTGAGCGGCATGAAGGTTCCAGTGCCCAGGTGGATCCTGGCGATGGGAGGCCTTGGCATAGCCGTCGGCGTCGCCACATACGGCTACCGCGTCATGGAGACCGTTGGGAAGAAGATAACCGAGCTGACGAACACTCGCGGCTTTACGATCGATTTTTCGGCCGCGACCGTTGTCCTCGTTGCGAGCTGGCTCGGGATGCCGATCTCAACCACCCACACCGTCGTTGGAGCCGTCATCGGCATAGGCCTCGCGAGGGGGGTAAAGGCAATAAACAAGGACATCGTGAGGGATATAATAATCTCGTGGTTCGTTACCGTCCCCGTTGCGGCAGTTATAAGTGCCGTTATATTCAGGGTCTTAATGCTCGTGGGGTGA
- a CDS encoding Lrp/AsnC family transcriptional regulator has protein sequence MVTAFILMVTAAGKEREVMEKLLAMPEVKEAYVVYGEYDLVVKVETDTLKDLDQFITEKIRRMPEIQMTSTMIAI, from the coding sequence ATGGTGACGGCTTTTATTTTGATGGTTACGGCCGCTGGAAAGGAAAGGGAAGTCATGGAGAAGCTTCTTGCTATGCCCGAGGTCAAAGAAGCCTACGTTGTTTACGGCGAGTACGACCTCGTTGTCAAGGTTGAGACCGATACTCTCAAGGACCTTGACCAGTTCATAACGGAAAAGATAAGACGCATGCCGGAAATCCAGATGACCTCGACGATGATAGCGATCTGA
- a CDS encoding serine/threonine protein kinase: MFDHLIPERIRKELLRELSGLGIEALKPYSKGTTSVVFLGKLGEKRVIVKLQRPDSPRDNFRREAEILEAISPFGISPPLIARGRIGNLSYLVREFAEGEPILYAELKKRHLFQIAEKTALLDRLYLDHGQIQGGKHIIIGGDVYIIDFEKANWRKPNNLTSAMAMIFIGRNAISERVYKSFNLGEDFREAMKSALRVYKREGKLSAVLDVLATL; this comes from the coding sequence ATGTTCGACCACCTGATACCGGAGCGCATAAGGAAGGAGCTCCTTCGGGAGCTTTCAGGGCTTGGAATCGAGGCCCTCAAGCCGTACTCCAAGGGCACAACCAGCGTTGTTTTTCTCGGGAAGCTCGGAGAAAAGAGGGTAATCGTCAAACTCCAGAGACCGGATTCTCCCCGGGACAACTTCAGGAGAGAGGCGGAGATACTCGAGGCAATATCACCATTTGGAATTTCGCCCCCGCTCATCGCCCGGGGCAGGATTGGGAACCTGAGCTACCTCGTCCGTGAGTTTGCAGAGGGCGAGCCGATCCTTTACGCTGAGCTCAAGAAGAGGCACCTCTTCCAGATAGCCGAGAAAACTGCCCTCCTGGACAGGCTTTACCTCGATCACGGCCAAATACAGGGGGGCAAGCACATCATAATTGGCGGGGACGTTTATATCATCGACTTCGAGAAGGCCAACTGGAGAAAGCCGAACAACCTGACCTCCGCGATGGCTATGATCTTCATAGGAAGGAACGCGATATCCGAGAGGGTTTACAAAAGCTTTAACCTTGGTGAGGACTTCAGGGAGGCAATGAAAAGCGCCCTGAGAGTGTACAAGAGGGAGGGAAAGCTTTCAGCCGTGCTGGACGTTCTGGCCACCCTTTGA
- the arcC gene encoding carbamate kinase produces the protein MKRVVIALGGNAILQRGQRGTYEEQMENVRKTAKQIADIIERGYEVVITHGNGPQVGALLLHMDAGQQLYGIPAQPMDVAGAMTQGQIGYMIGQALINELRKRGIDRPVATIVTQTIVDKNDPAFKNPSKPVGPFYDEETAKKLAKEKGWVVIEDAGRGWRRVVPSPDPKGHVEAPVIQDLVEKGFIVIASGGGGVPVIEENGELKGVEAVIDKDLAGEKLAEEVKADIFMILTDVNGAAINFGKPDERWLERVTVEELRKYYEEGHFKRGSMGPKVLAVIRFLEWGGERAIIASLDRAVEALEGKTGTQVFP, from the coding sequence ATGAAGAGGGTCGTCATAGCCCTTGGCGGTAACGCAATCCTCCAGCGAGGTCAAAGGGGAACCTACGAGGAGCAGATGGAGAACGTGAGAAAGACGGCGAAGCAGATAGCTGACATAATCGAGAGGGGCTACGAGGTCGTTATAACTCACGGAAACGGTCCCCAGGTTGGCGCACTACTCCTCCACATGGACGCGGGCCAGCAGCTCTACGGCATACCGGCCCAGCCGATGGACGTGGCCGGTGCGATGACGCAGGGACAGATCGGGTACATGATAGGGCAGGCCCTAATCAATGAGCTCAGAAAACGCGGTATAGACAGGCCAGTTGCGACGATAGTAACCCAGACGATTGTGGACAAGAATGACCCCGCCTTTAAGAACCCGAGCAAGCCCGTCGGGCCCTTCTACGACGAGGAGACGGCGAAGAAGCTGGCCAAGGAGAAGGGCTGGGTGGTCATCGAGGATGCGGGAAGGGGCTGGAGGCGTGTTGTTCCGAGTCCCGATCCCAAGGGCCACGTTGAAGCCCCGGTGATCCAGGATCTCGTGGAGAAGGGCTTCATAGTCATCGCGAGCGGTGGCGGTGGCGTTCCCGTCATAGAGGAGAATGGAGAGCTTAAAGGCGTCGAGGCTGTCATAGACAAGGATTTGGCGGGGGAAAAGCTGGCCGAGGAGGTCAAGGCGGATATCTTCATGATTCTCACCGACGTCAACGGTGCCGCGATAAACTTCGGGAAGCCGGACGAGAGGTGGCTTGAGAGGGTCACCGTCGAGGAGCTCAGGAAGTACTACGAAGAGGGACACTTCAAGAGGGGCAGCATGGGTCCGAAGGTTCTGGCCGTCATAAGATTCCTTGAGTGGGGCGGTGAAAGGGCGATAATAGCCTCGCTCGACAGGGCCGTTGAAGCCCTCGAAGGGAAGACGGGAACGCAGGTTTTTCCCTGA